One genomic window of Mycteria americana isolate JAX WOST 10 ecotype Jacksonville Zoo and Gardens chromosome 6, USCA_MyAme_1.0, whole genome shotgun sequence includes the following:
- the CELF6 gene encoding CUGBP Elav-like family member 6 isoform X2 encodes MAAAGSGVAAAAEAGAAFSTANSGRVNGLSRPPGAIAMKDHDAIKLFVGQIPRNLEESDLKPLFEEFGRIYELTVLKDRFTGMHKGCAFLTYCARDSALKAQSALHEQKTLPGMNRPIQVKPADSEGRGDRKLFVGMLGKQQSEDDVRRLFEPFGQIEECTILRGPDGASKGCAFVKYGSHAEAQAAINSLHGSQTMPGASSSLVVKFADTDKERTLRRMHQMAGQLGIFNPMTIQFGAYGAYTQAIMQQQAALMAAAQGTCLNPMAAIAAAQMQQMAAFNVSGLVATPLTPSSGTSTPPGITTAPVPSIATPIGVNGFSPLPPQTNGQPASETIYTNGIHPYPAAYPTAYAPISQAFPQQAPIIPQQQREGPEGCNLFIYHLPQEFGDAELTQMFLPFGNVISAKVFVDRATNQSKCFGFVSFDNPTSAQAAIQAMNGFQIGMKRLKVQLKRPKDANRPY; translated from the exons atggccgcggcgggcagcggcgtggcggcggcggcggaggcgggggcggcgTTCAGCACCGCGAACAGCGGCCGGGTGAACGGGCTgagccgcccgcccggcgccaTCGCCATGAAGGATCACGACGCCATCAAGCTCTTCGTGGGGCAGATCCCGCGTAACCTGGAGGAGAGCGACCTCAAGCCGCTCTTCGAGGAGTTTGGCCGCATCTACGAGCTCACCGTCCTCAAGGATCGCTTCACTGGCATGCACAAAG GCTGTGCCTTCCTCACCTACTGCGCCCGCGACTCGGCCCTGAAGGCGCAGAGCGCCCTGCACGAGCAGAAGACACTGCCGGGG ATGAACCGCCCCATCCAGGTGAAGCCAGCCGACAGCGAGGGCCGAGGAG acaGGAAGCTCTTTGTGGGcatgctggggaagcagcagagtGAGGACGACGTCCGGCGCCTTTTCGAACCCTTCGGCCAGATCGAGGAGTGCACCATCCTCCGAGGGCCTGATGGGGCCAGCAAAG GTTGTGCCTTTGTGAAATATGGCAGCCATGCTGAGGCGCAGGCTGCCATCAACAGCCTGCACGGCAGCCAAACCATGCCG GGTGCCTCGTCCAGCCTGGTGGTGAAGTTTGCAGACACGGATAAGGAGAGGACCCTGCGGCGGATGCATCAGATGGCGGGGCAGCTGGGCATCTTCAACCCCATGACCATCCAGTTCGGTGCCTACGGGGCCTATACGCAAGCG atcatgcagcagcaggcagccctgaTGGCAGCCGCGCAGGGGACCTGCCTGAACCCCATGGCTGCCATCGCCGCCGCCCAGATGCAGCAAATGGCCGCCTTCAACGTCAGCGGGCTGGTGgccacccccctcaccccctcttCAG GTACAAGCACACCCCCTGGCATCACCACGGCGCCCGTGCCCAGCATCGCCACACCGATCGGGGTGAACGGCTTCAGCCCACTGCCACCACAGACCAACGGGCAGCCTGCCTCGGAGACCATCTACACCAATGGCATCCACCCCTACCCAG CAGCATATCCTACCGCCTATGCACCCATCAGCCAAGCCTTTCCCCAGCAAGCGCCCATCATCCCACAGCAGCAGCGAGAAG GTCCCGAAGGCTGTAACCTGTTTATTTATCACCTGCCCCAGGAGTTCGGGGACGCAGAGCTCACGCAGATGTTCTTGCCTTTCGGCAATGTCATCTCTGCCAAAGTCTTTGTGGACCGTGCCACCAACCAGAGTAAATGCTTTG GTTTCGTCAGTTTTGACAATCCGACGAGCGCTCAGGCAGCCATTCAGGCCATGAACGGCTTCCAGATTGGCATGAAGAGACTAAAAGTCCAGCTAAAACGGCCGAAAGATGCCAACAGACCCTACTGA
- the CELF6 gene encoding CUGBP Elav-like family member 6 isoform X1, whose amino-acid sequence MAAAGSGVAAAAEAGAAFSTANSGRVNGLSRPPGAIAMKDHDAIKLFVGQIPRNLEESDLKPLFEEFGRIYELTVLKDRFTGMHKGCAFLTYCARDSALKAQSALHEQKTLPGMNRPIQVKPADSEGRGEDRKLFVGMLGKQQSEDDVRRLFEPFGQIEECTILRGPDGASKGCAFVKYGSHAEAQAAINSLHGSQTMPGASSSLVVKFADTDKERTLRRMHQMAGQLGIFNPMTIQFGAYGAYTQAIMQQQAALMAAAQGTCLNPMAAIAAAQMQQMAAFNVSGLVATPLTPSSGTSTPPGITTAPVPSIATPIGVNGFSPLPPQTNGQPASETIYTNGIHPYPAAYPTAYAPISQAFPQQAPIIPQQQREGPEGCNLFIYHLPQEFGDAELTQMFLPFGNVISAKVFVDRATNQSKCFGFVSFDNPTSAQAAIQAMNGFQIGMKRLKVQLKRPKDANRPY is encoded by the exons atggccgcggcgggcagcggcgtggcggcggcggcggaggcgggggcggcgTTCAGCACCGCGAACAGCGGCCGGGTGAACGGGCTgagccgcccgcccggcgccaTCGCCATGAAGGATCACGACGCCATCAAGCTCTTCGTGGGGCAGATCCCGCGTAACCTGGAGGAGAGCGACCTCAAGCCGCTCTTCGAGGAGTTTGGCCGCATCTACGAGCTCACCGTCCTCAAGGATCGCTTCACTGGCATGCACAAAG GCTGTGCCTTCCTCACCTACTGCGCCCGCGACTCGGCCCTGAAGGCGCAGAGCGCCCTGCACGAGCAGAAGACACTGCCGGGG ATGAACCGCCCCATCCAGGTGAAGCCAGCCGACAGCGAGGGCCGAGGAG aagacaGGAAGCTCTTTGTGGGcatgctggggaagcagcagagtGAGGACGACGTCCGGCGCCTTTTCGAACCCTTCGGCCAGATCGAGGAGTGCACCATCCTCCGAGGGCCTGATGGGGCCAGCAAAG GTTGTGCCTTTGTGAAATATGGCAGCCATGCTGAGGCGCAGGCTGCCATCAACAGCCTGCACGGCAGCCAAACCATGCCG GGTGCCTCGTCCAGCCTGGTGGTGAAGTTTGCAGACACGGATAAGGAGAGGACCCTGCGGCGGATGCATCAGATGGCGGGGCAGCTGGGCATCTTCAACCCCATGACCATCCAGTTCGGTGCCTACGGGGCCTATACGCAAGCG atcatgcagcagcaggcagccctgaTGGCAGCCGCGCAGGGGACCTGCCTGAACCCCATGGCTGCCATCGCCGCCGCCCAGATGCAGCAAATGGCCGCCTTCAACGTCAGCGGGCTGGTGgccacccccctcaccccctcttCAG GTACAAGCACACCCCCTGGCATCACCACGGCGCCCGTGCCCAGCATCGCCACACCGATCGGGGTGAACGGCTTCAGCCCACTGCCACCACAGACCAACGGGCAGCCTGCCTCGGAGACCATCTACACCAATGGCATCCACCCCTACCCAG CAGCATATCCTACCGCCTATGCACCCATCAGCCAAGCCTTTCCCCAGCAAGCGCCCATCATCCCACAGCAGCAGCGAGAAG GTCCCGAAGGCTGTAACCTGTTTATTTATCACCTGCCCCAGGAGTTCGGGGACGCAGAGCTCACGCAGATGTTCTTGCCTTTCGGCAATGTCATCTCTGCCAAAGTCTTTGTGGACCGTGCCACCAACCAGAGTAAATGCTTTG GTTTCGTCAGTTTTGACAATCCGACGAGCGCTCAGGCAGCCATTCAGGCCATGAACGGCTTCCAGATTGGCATGAAGAGACTAAAAGTCCAGCTAAAACGGCCGAAAGATGCCAACAGACCCTACTGA
- the CELF6 gene encoding CUGBP Elav-like family member 6 isoform X4, whose protein sequence is MAAAGSGVAAAAEAGAAFSTANSGRVNGLSRPPGAIAMKDHDAIKLFVGQIPRNLEESDLKPLFEEFGRIYELTVLKDRFTGMHKGCAFLTYCARDSALKAQSALHEQKTLPGMNRPIQVKPADSEGRGEDRKLFVGMLGKQQSEDDVRRLFEPFGQIEECTILRGPDGASKGCAFVKYGSHAEAQAAINSLHGSQTMPGASSSLVVKFADTDKERTLRRMHQMAGQLGIFNPMTIQFGAYGAYTQAIMQQQAALMAAAQGTCLNPMAAIAAAQMQQMAAFNVSGLVATPLTPSSGTSTPPGITTAPVPSIATPIGVNGFSPLPPQTNGQPASETIYTNGIHPYPAQSPTVADPLQQAYAGMQHYAAAYPTAYAPISQAFPQQAPIIPQQQREGPEGCNLFIYHLPQEFGDAELTQMFLPFGNVISAKVFVDRATNQSKCFGFVSFDNPTSAQAAIQAMNGFQIGMKRLKVQLKRPKDANRPY, encoded by the exons atggccgcggcgggcagcggcgtggcggcggcggcggaggcgggggcggcgTTCAGCACCGCGAACAGCGGCCGGGTGAACGGGCTgagccgcccgcccggcgccaTCGCCATGAAGGATCACGACGCCATCAAGCTCTTCGTGGGGCAGATCCCGCGTAACCTGGAGGAGAGCGACCTCAAGCCGCTCTTCGAGGAGTTTGGCCGCATCTACGAGCTCACCGTCCTCAAGGATCGCTTCACTGGCATGCACAAAG GCTGTGCCTTCCTCACCTACTGCGCCCGCGACTCGGCCCTGAAGGCGCAGAGCGCCCTGCACGAGCAGAAGACACTGCCGGGG ATGAACCGCCCCATCCAGGTGAAGCCAGCCGACAGCGAGGGCCGAGGAG aagacaGGAAGCTCTTTGTGGGcatgctggggaagcagcagagtGAGGACGACGTCCGGCGCCTTTTCGAACCCTTCGGCCAGATCGAGGAGTGCACCATCCTCCGAGGGCCTGATGGGGCCAGCAAAG GTTGTGCCTTTGTGAAATATGGCAGCCATGCTGAGGCGCAGGCTGCCATCAACAGCCTGCACGGCAGCCAAACCATGCCG GGTGCCTCGTCCAGCCTGGTGGTGAAGTTTGCAGACACGGATAAGGAGAGGACCCTGCGGCGGATGCATCAGATGGCGGGGCAGCTGGGCATCTTCAACCCCATGACCATCCAGTTCGGTGCCTACGGGGCCTATACGCAAGCG atcatgcagcagcaggcagccctgaTGGCAGCCGCGCAGGGGACCTGCCTGAACCCCATGGCTGCCATCGCCGCCGCCCAGATGCAGCAAATGGCCGCCTTCAACGTCAGCGGGCTGGTGgccacccccctcaccccctcttCAG GTACAAGCACACCCCCTGGCATCACCACGGCGCCCGTGCCCAGCATCGCCACACCGATCGGGGTGAACGGCTTCAGCCCACTGCCACCACAGACCAACGGGCAGCCTGCCTCGGAGACCATCTACACCAATGGCATCCACCCCTACCCAG ctcaaAGCCCCACGGTGGCAGATCCCCTCCAGCAAGCCTACGCAGGCATGCAGCACTATGCAG CAGCATATCCTACCGCCTATGCACCCATCAGCCAAGCCTTTCCCCAGCAAGCGCCCATCATCCCACAGCAGCAGCGAGAAG GTCCCGAAGGCTGTAACCTGTTTATTTATCACCTGCCCCAGGAGTTCGGGGACGCAGAGCTCACGCAGATGTTCTTGCCTTTCGGCAATGTCATCTCTGCCAAAGTCTTTGTGGACCGTGCCACCAACCAGAGTAAATGCTTTG GTTTCGTCAGTTTTGACAATCCGACGAGCGCTCAGGCAGCCATTCAGGCCATGAACGGCTTCCAGATTGGCATGAAGAGACTAAAAGTCCAGCTAAAACGGCCGAAAGATGCCAACAGACCCTACTGA
- the CELF6 gene encoding CUGBP Elav-like family member 6 isoform X3, whose protein sequence is MQLPQVPAPGPRPPVLWVPAGSKILCIEMNRPIQVKPADSEGRGEDRKLFVGMLGKQQSEDDVRRLFEPFGQIEECTILRGPDGASKGCAFVKYGSHAEAQAAINSLHGSQTMPGASSSLVVKFADTDKERTLRRMHQMAGQLGIFNPMTIQFGAYGAYTQAIMQQQAALMAAAQGTCLNPMAAIAAAQMQQMAAFNVSGLVATPLTPSSGTSTPPGITTAPVPSIATPIGVNGFSPLPPQTNGQPASETIYTNGIHPYPAAYPTAYAPISQAFPQQAPIIPQQQREGPEGCNLFIYHLPQEFGDAELTQMFLPFGNVISAKVFVDRATNQSKCFGFVSFDNPTSAQAAIQAMNGFQIGMKRLKVQLKRPKDANRPY, encoded by the exons atgCAGCTGCCGCAGGTGCCGGcgcccgggccgcggccgcccgtGCTGTGGGTGCCCGCCGGGTCCAAGATCCTCTGCATCGAG ATGAACCGCCCCATCCAGGTGAAGCCAGCCGACAGCGAGGGCCGAGGAG aagacaGGAAGCTCTTTGTGGGcatgctggggaagcagcagagtGAGGACGACGTCCGGCGCCTTTTCGAACCCTTCGGCCAGATCGAGGAGTGCACCATCCTCCGAGGGCCTGATGGGGCCAGCAAAG GTTGTGCCTTTGTGAAATATGGCAGCCATGCTGAGGCGCAGGCTGCCATCAACAGCCTGCACGGCAGCCAAACCATGCCG GGTGCCTCGTCCAGCCTGGTGGTGAAGTTTGCAGACACGGATAAGGAGAGGACCCTGCGGCGGATGCATCAGATGGCGGGGCAGCTGGGCATCTTCAACCCCATGACCATCCAGTTCGGTGCCTACGGGGCCTATACGCAAGCG atcatgcagcagcaggcagccctgaTGGCAGCCGCGCAGGGGACCTGCCTGAACCCCATGGCTGCCATCGCCGCCGCCCAGATGCAGCAAATGGCCGCCTTCAACGTCAGCGGGCTGGTGgccacccccctcaccccctcttCAG GTACAAGCACACCCCCTGGCATCACCACGGCGCCCGTGCCCAGCATCGCCACACCGATCGGGGTGAACGGCTTCAGCCCACTGCCACCACAGACCAACGGGCAGCCTGCCTCGGAGACCATCTACACCAATGGCATCCACCCCTACCCAG CAGCATATCCTACCGCCTATGCACCCATCAGCCAAGCCTTTCCCCAGCAAGCGCCCATCATCCCACAGCAGCAGCGAGAAG GTCCCGAAGGCTGTAACCTGTTTATTTATCACCTGCCCCAGGAGTTCGGGGACGCAGAGCTCACGCAGATGTTCTTGCCTTTCGGCAATGTCATCTCTGCCAAAGTCTTTGTGGACCGTGCCACCAACCAGAGTAAATGCTTTG GTTTCGTCAGTTTTGACAATCCGACGAGCGCTCAGGCAGCCATTCAGGCCATGAACGGCTTCCAGATTGGCATGAAGAGACTAAAAGTCCAGCTAAAACGGCCGAAAGATGCCAACAGACCCTACTGA
- the HEXA gene encoding beta-hexosaminidase subunit alpha isoform X1 — MAAGQALLLLLLLLAAALERAAAVWPQPQVERSPPGDGRCLLSPRRFRFAYATGSSVGPGCAVLEAAFQRYWALLFAAARPTEKEQPWGTPCTQLLVFVATPGCDGFPSLDSKESYKLSVSEGSLLLSADAVWGALRGLETFSQLVGRDENGTYYINKTEIMDFPRFPHRGLLLDTSRHYLPLRAILETLDVMAYNKFNVFHWHIVDDPSFPYESLTFPELSKQGAFNAMTHVYTASDVQMVIEYARLRGIRVIVEFDTPGHTLSWGPGAPGLLTPCYLGKDPSGIYGPINPILNSTYQFVSSLFHEVSTVFPDFFLHLGGDEVDFTCWKSNPKIRAFMKEMGFGEDYKKLESFYIQRLLDIISSLGKGYIVWQEVFDNGVKVRPDTIIHVWKENSTPYMEEMANVTKAGYRALLSAPWYLNHISYGQDWMVAYQVEPLKFEGSPEQKDRVIGGEACMWGEYVDVTNLAPRLWPRAGAVAERLWSNATVRNLQDAYVRLADFRCKLLGRGVQAQPLYVGYCENEFGGF, encoded by the exons ATGGCGGCGGGgcaggcgctgctgctgctgctgctgctgttggcgGCGGCGCTGGAGCGGGCAGCAGCCGTGTGGCCGCAGCCCCAGGTCGAGCGCTCCCCGCCGGGGGACGGTCGCTGCCTGCTGTCTCCCCGTCGCTTCCGCTTCGCCTACGCCACCGGCTCCTCCGTGGGGCCAGGCTGCGCCGTGTTGGAGGCAGCCTTCCAGCGGTACTGGGCTCTGCTCTTCGCCGCCGCCCGCCCGACCG AGAAAGAGCAACCCTGGGGGACGCCCTGCACTCAGCTCCTCGTCTTTGTTGCCACGCCGGGCTGCGATGGGTTTCCCAGCCTGGACTCCAAGGAAAGCT ATAAGCTGTCTGTCTCGGAAGGCTCCTTGCTGCTCTCTGCGGATGCTGTCTGGGGAGCTCTCAGAG GCCTGGAAACGTTCAGCCAGCTCGTTGGGAGAGACGAGAATGGCACG TACTACATCAACAAGACAGAAATCATGGACTTTCCCCGCTTCCCTCACCGGGGACTGTTGCTGGACACCTCTCGTCACTACCTGCCTCTGAGAGCCATCCTGGAAACTCTG GACGTCATGGCTTACAACAAGTTCAATGTGTTTCACTGGCACATTGTGGATGATCCATCTTTCCCCTATGAAAGCCTGACCTTCCCAGAGCTCAGCAAGCAG GGAGCCTTCAATGCAATGACCCATGTGTACACAGCCAGTGATGTGCAGATGGTGATCGAGTACGCCCGGCTGCGTGGCATCAGAGTCATTGTAGAGTTTGACACTCCTGGGCACACCCTCTCCTGGGGTCCAG GTGCTCCGGGCCTCCTGACTCCCTGCTATTTGGGCAAGGATCCTTCTGGGATCTATGGGCCCATCAACCCCATCCTTAACAGCACCTACCAGTTTGTGAGCAGTTTGTTTCATGAAGTCAGCACTGTGTTCCCAGACTTCTTTCTTCACCTTGGTGGCGACGAGGTGGACTTTACATGCTG GAAATCCAATCCAAAAATTCGTGCCTTCATGAAGGAGATGGGCTTTGGTGAAGATTACAAAAAATTAGAGTCATTCTACATCCAGAG GCTTCTGGACATCATCTCTTCCCTCGGCAAAGGTTATATCGTGTGGCAGGAGGTGTTTGACAACGGAGTGAAG GTGAGGCCAGACACCATCATCCACGTGTGGAAGGAGAACTCCACGCCATACATGGAGGAGATGGCAAATGTCACCAAGGCTGGCTACCgagctctgctctctgctccctggtACCTCAACCACATCTCCTATGGGCAGGACTGGATGGTGGCCTACCAGGTGGAGCCCTTGAAGTTTGAAG gcagccctgAGCAGAAGGATCGGGTGATCGGCGGAGAGGCGTGCATGTGGGGTGAATATGTGGACGTCACTAACCTGGCCCCCAGGCTGTG GCCAAGAGCTGGGGCCGTAGCCGAGAGACTGTGGAGTAATGCAACCGTAAGGAACCTGCAAGATGCCTACGTGCGGCTGGCCGACTTCCGCTGCAAGCTTCTTGG GCGTGGTGTCCAGGCGCAGCCTCTCTATGTAGGATACTGTGAAAATGAATTTGGCGGGTTTTGA
- the HEXA gene encoding beta-hexosaminidase subunit alpha isoform X2, protein MDFPRFPHRGLLLDTSRHYLPLRAILETLDVMAYNKFNVFHWHIVDDPSFPYESLTFPELSKQGAFNAMTHVYTASDVQMVIEYARLRGIRVIVEFDTPGHTLSWGPGAPGLLTPCYLGKDPSGIYGPINPILNSTYQFVSSLFHEVSTVFPDFFLHLGGDEVDFTCWKSNPKIRAFMKEMGFGEDYKKLESFYIQRLLDIISSLGKGYIVWQEVFDNGVKVRPDTIIHVWKENSTPYMEEMANVTKAGYRALLSAPWYLNHISYGQDWMVAYQVEPLKFEGSPEQKDRVIGGEACMWGEYVDVTNLAPRLWPRAGAVAERLWSNATVRNLQDAYVRLADFRCKLLGRGVQAQPLYVGYCENEFGGF, encoded by the exons ATGGACTTTCCCCGCTTCCCTCACCGGGGACTGTTGCTGGACACCTCTCGTCACTACCTGCCTCTGAGAGCCATCCTGGAAACTCTG GACGTCATGGCTTACAACAAGTTCAATGTGTTTCACTGGCACATTGTGGATGATCCATCTTTCCCCTATGAAAGCCTGACCTTCCCAGAGCTCAGCAAGCAG GGAGCCTTCAATGCAATGACCCATGTGTACACAGCCAGTGATGTGCAGATGGTGATCGAGTACGCCCGGCTGCGTGGCATCAGAGTCATTGTAGAGTTTGACACTCCTGGGCACACCCTCTCCTGGGGTCCAG GTGCTCCGGGCCTCCTGACTCCCTGCTATTTGGGCAAGGATCCTTCTGGGATCTATGGGCCCATCAACCCCATCCTTAACAGCACCTACCAGTTTGTGAGCAGTTTGTTTCATGAAGTCAGCACTGTGTTCCCAGACTTCTTTCTTCACCTTGGTGGCGACGAGGTGGACTTTACATGCTG GAAATCCAATCCAAAAATTCGTGCCTTCATGAAGGAGATGGGCTTTGGTGAAGATTACAAAAAATTAGAGTCATTCTACATCCAGAG GCTTCTGGACATCATCTCTTCCCTCGGCAAAGGTTATATCGTGTGGCAGGAGGTGTTTGACAACGGAGTGAAG GTGAGGCCAGACACCATCATCCACGTGTGGAAGGAGAACTCCACGCCATACATGGAGGAGATGGCAAATGTCACCAAGGCTGGCTACCgagctctgctctctgctccctggtACCTCAACCACATCTCCTATGGGCAGGACTGGATGGTGGCCTACCAGGTGGAGCCCTTGAAGTTTGAAG gcagccctgAGCAGAAGGATCGGGTGATCGGCGGAGAGGCGTGCATGTGGGGTGAATATGTGGACGTCACTAACCTGGCCCCCAGGCTGTG GCCAAGAGCTGGGGCCGTAGCCGAGAGACTGTGGAGTAATGCAACCGTAAGGAACCTGCAAGATGCCTACGTGCGGCTGGCCGACTTCCGCTGCAAGCTTCTTGG GCGTGGTGTCCAGGCGCAGCCTCTCTATGTAGGATACTGTGAAAATGAATTTGGCGGGTTTTGA